In the genome of Nonlabens sp. MB-3u-79, one region contains:
- a CDS encoding helix-turn-helix domain-containing protein — protein MNSIGTKIKEIRLKKGLSQEELAEKSQMSLRTIQRIENNENEPRGKTMQLICESLGANIEELLDYDKKEDLQFLMFFHLSVLCGIAIPTGNIILPLVLWLTKKDKIQGLQKMGAKLLNFQILWTCLSFLLPVLYLIAGSQGLFDFMGEQVSSILNLKFAFYINLFFGSINYIAAVILAIANRNGKQITYPSIIPMIQ, from the coding sequence ATGAATTCTATTGGAACAAAAATTAAAGAGATACGTCTTAAAAAAGGATTGTCTCAAGAGGAGTTAGCAGAGAAGTCTCAGATGAGTCTTCGTACCATACAGCGCATAGAAAATAACGAGAATGAACCTCGAGGTAAAACCATGCAATTGATTTGTGAGTCCTTAGGAGCTAATATTGAAGAGCTGTTAGACTACGATAAAAAAGAAGATTTACAGTTCTTGATGTTTTTTCATTTATCGGTGTTGTGCGGTATAGCAATTCCTACTGGGAATATTATTCTACCCCTAGTTTTGTGGTTGACTAAAAAGGATAAAATTCAAGGCTTACAAAAGATGGGAGCCAAGCTGTTGAATTTTCAGATCCTATGGACTTGTCTATCCTTTTTGTTGCCGGTTCTTTATTTAATCGCGGGATCCCAAGGTTTGTTCGACTTTATGGGGGAACAGGTAAGTAGCATTCTCAATCTGAAATTTGCTTTTTATATCAACTTGTTTTTTGGGTCCATCAATTATATTGCAGCAGTTATTCTAGCTATTGCAAATCGAAATGGCAAACAAATCACTTACCCAAGTATCATTCCTATGATTCAATAA
- a CDS encoding cellulose synthase family protein — MILVWICIVVYSISLILILFYAFAQLNLLINYIKAQKLVDNAPQLDLSNPEEVPYVTIQLPVFNEAYVMERLLDNIALIDYPREKLEIQVLDDSTDETVETTAAHVKTLAATGLDIVHITRTDRSGYKAGALKEGLEVAKGELIAIFDADFLPDTDWLYKTIPYFKDPEIGVVQTRWAHLNRDYSILTQVQAFALDAHFTLEQVGRNSKGHFINFNGTAGAWRKETIYDAGNWEGDTLTEDLDLSYRAQLKKWKFKYLEHVTTPAELPIIISAARSQQFRWNKGGAENFRKMFKRVIFSDISFRSKMHGILHLLNSTMFLNVLIVGLLSVPMLYIKNEYGHLREYFIVMSFFVISTIIFFVCYWYMYKKTYGGGFKNFVSYIGMFFTFFSIAMGFSFHNSIAVLEGHAGKRSEFVRTPKFNLKAMGGNWKTNKYLLKKISPHVIVEGILMLYFAFGMYSAFVVGDQGGDFGLFPFHLMLFIGFGFVFIRSITDKQ, encoded by the coding sequence ATGATATTAGTTTGGATTTGCATTGTCGTTTATTCTATATCACTTATTTTGATTTTGTTCTACGCTTTTGCGCAGCTCAATCTTTTGATCAATTACATCAAGGCTCAAAAATTAGTAGATAACGCTCCTCAATTGGATTTAAGTAATCCAGAAGAAGTTCCCTATGTCACCATACAATTGCCTGTTTTTAATGAGGCATATGTAATGGAACGACTATTAGATAATATTGCCCTTATAGATTACCCTAGAGAAAAGTTAGAAATTCAGGTTCTTGACGATTCCACCGATGAAACTGTCGAGACCACAGCGGCGCATGTCAAAACACTTGCTGCAACCGGTCTGGATATTGTCCATATTACAAGAACTGATCGCAGCGGTTATAAAGCAGGCGCACTCAAAGAGGGTCTTGAAGTCGCAAAGGGAGAGCTGATTGCTATTTTTGACGCAGATTTCCTTCCAGATACAGATTGGTTGTATAAGACCATTCCCTACTTTAAAGATCCAGAAATAGGAGTAGTGCAAACCAGATGGGCGCACCTTAATAGAGATTATTCTATACTTACACAAGTACAGGCATTTGCATTAGATGCCCACTTTACATTAGAACAGGTAGGGCGTAACTCTAAAGGACACTTTATCAATTTTAATGGAACCGCAGGGGCGTGGCGCAAAGAGACGATCTATGATGCTGGAAACTGGGAGGGAGATACCTTAACAGAAGATCTGGACTTAAGTTATAGGGCGCAATTAAAAAAATGGAAGTTCAAGTATTTAGAACATGTAACTACTCCAGCAGAGTTGCCTATAATCATCAGTGCGGCTCGCTCACAGCAATTCCGTTGGAACAAAGGTGGTGCAGAGAATTTTAGAAAGATGTTTAAAAGAGTGATCTTTTCAGACATATCTTTCAGATCAAAAATGCACGGGATACTTCATTTGTTAAACAGTACGATGTTTCTCAATGTTTTGATTGTAGGATTATTAAGTGTTCCTATGCTCTACATAAAAAATGAATACGGTCATCTACGTGAGTATTTTATAGTGATGAGTTTCTTTGTGATCAGTACCATCATCTTTTTTGTATGCTACTGGTACATGTATAAGAAAACCTACGGTGGCGGCTTTAAAAACTTTGTATCTTATATAGGTATGTTTTTCACCTTCTTTTCTATTGCTATGGGCTTTTCCTTCCATAATTCTATTGCTGTTTTAGAAGGTCATGCAGGTAAACGAAGTGAGTTTGTAAGAACACCTAAATTCAACCTAAAAGCGATGGGTGGCAACTGGAAAACAAATAAGTATTTGCTTAAGAAGATAAGCCCGCATGTTATTGTTGAAGGTATACTCATGCTTTATTTTGCCTTTGGTATGTACTCTGCCTTTGTAGTAGGTGATCAAGGTGGTGATTTCGGACTGTTTCCGTTCCATCTAATGCTTTTTATTGGTTTCGGATTCGTCTTTATACGCAGTATTACAGATAAGCAGTAA
- a CDS encoding glycosyltransferase family 2 protein, translated as MRVLIPAYNEADSIPLVIKDIPSIVTEVIVCSNNSDDHTVINARRAGATVVEEPVPGYGNACLKGMEYVAALSSPTDIIVFLDGDYSDYPEQLIELIAPISENNIDFVVGSRVKKWRERGAMTIPQIFGNWLATSLMSLFFKSKFTDLGPFRAIKYDKLLELEMEDRTYGWTVEMQLKVLKRGWSYKEVPMKYRNRIGVSKVSGTVKGAIFAGVKILVWIFKYGFKK; from the coding sequence ATAAGAGTCTTGATTCCTGCCTATAATGAAGCAGATTCCATACCGCTGGTCATTAAAGATATTCCGTCTATAGTGACAGAGGTCATTGTATGCAGTAATAATTCTGACGACCATACGGTAATAAATGCACGTCGTGCAGGGGCAACGGTTGTAGAAGAGCCTGTTCCAGGATATGGAAATGCCTGTCTAAAGGGAATGGAATATGTGGCAGCTTTATCTAGTCCTACCGATATCATTGTTTTTTTAGATGGAGATTACAGCGATTATCCAGAGCAACTTATAGAGTTAATAGCGCCGATTTCAGAAAACAACATAGACTTTGTAGTAGGATCAAGAGTTAAGAAATGGAGGGAAAGAGGTGCTATGACTATCCCTCAGATTTTCGGTAATTGGTTAGCCACCTCTCTTATGAGTCTTTTTTTTAAGTCAAAATTTACTGATTTAGGCCCTTTTAGAGCCATTAAATATGACAAGCTTCTTGAGTTGGAAATGGAAGACCGCACGTATGGGTGGACAGTAGAGATGCAGCTGAAGGTATTAAAAAGGGGCTGGAGCTATAAAGAAGTGCCTATGAAATACCGCAATAGAATAGGTGTTTCAAAAGTTTCAGGTACGGTTAAAGGTGCTATATTTGCAGGCGTTAAGATATTAGTATGGATTTTCAAATACGGTTTTAAGAAATGA
- the der gene encoding ribosome biogenesis GTPase Der: MMSIVAIVGRPNVGKSTLFNRMIQRREAITDSVSGVTRDRHYGRSDWNGKEFSLIDTGGYVIGSEDVFETEIDHQVELAIDEADAILFMVNAEDGITPMDEDVSKLLRKVTKPVFLVVNKVDNNQREQDAYEFYNLGLGEYYSISSMNGSGTGDLLDDLVKILPETEEEVRDDLPRFAVVGRPNAGKSSFINALIGEERYIVTDIAGTTRDSIDTKYNRFGFDFNLVDTAGIRRKKKVREDLEFYSVMRSVRAIEHCDVCIVMLDATRGFDGQVQNIFWLAQRNRKGIVVLVNKWDLVDKETNTAKEYEAKIRQEMEPFTDVPIVFISVLNKQRIHKAIETAVTVYNNRTKKIKTSQLNELLLPLIEKYPPPSLKGKFVKIKFVTQLPTPQPQFAFFCNLPQYVRDSYKRYLENQLRKHFDFNGVPISVYMRKK; the protein is encoded by the coding sequence ATCATGAGTATAGTAGCAATTGTAGGAAGACCTAATGTAGGGAAGTCAACTCTTTTTAATCGTATGATTCAAAGAAGAGAGGCGATTACTGATTCCGTAAGTGGTGTCACAAGAGACAGGCACTATGGAAGAAGTGACTGGAATGGTAAAGAGTTTTCTCTTATCGATACCGGTGGTTACGTGATAGGAAGTGAGGATGTTTTTGAAACAGAAATCGACCATCAAGTAGAGCTCGCCATAGACGAAGCAGATGCTATTCTTTTTATGGTCAACGCAGAAGATGGAATCACCCCTATGGATGAAGATGTTTCTAAGCTATTGCGTAAAGTGACAAAGCCTGTTTTTCTCGTTGTTAATAAAGTAGATAACAACCAGCGCGAACAAGATGCCTATGAGTTTTACAACCTAGGTCTAGGAGAGTATTACTCGATTTCTAGCATGAATGGAAGTGGGACTGGAGATTTACTTGATGACCTAGTAAAAATACTGCCAGAAACCGAAGAGGAAGTAAGAGATGATCTACCACGATTTGCTGTAGTAGGAAGGCCTAATGCTGGTAAGAGTTCTTTTATCAATGCATTGATAGGAGAAGAGCGGTATATTGTTACTGATATCGCAGGAACAACTCGCGATTCTATAGATACAAAGTACAATCGTTTTGGTTTTGATTTTAACCTGGTAGATACTGCTGGAATTAGAAGAAAAAAGAAAGTACGTGAAGATTTAGAGTTTTATAGTGTGATGCGTAGCGTTAGAGCTATTGAGCATTGTGATGTTTGTATCGTTATGCTAGATGCAACAAGAGGTTTTGATGGACAGGTACAAAATATATTTTGGCTGGCACAGCGCAACAGAAAAGGTATTGTGGTACTGGTTAATAAATGGGACCTAGTAGATAAGGAGACCAACACAGCTAAGGAGTACGAAGCGAAGATCAGACAGGAAATGGAGCCGTTTACTGATGTGCCTATTGTCTTTATATCGGTGCTGAATAAACAACGTATACACAAAGCTATAGAAACGGCAGTTACGGTTTATAATAATCGTACTAAAAAAATAAAAACTAGTCAGCTTAATGAGCTATTGCTTCCATTAATAGAGAAGTACCCACCGCCATCATTGAAAGGGAAATTTGTAAAAATTAAGTTTGTTACACAATTGCCTACACCGCAGCCACAGTTTGCTTTCTTTTGTAACTTACCTCAATATGTAAGAGATAGCTATAAAAGATATCTGGAAAATCAGCTGAGAAAGCATTTTGATTTCAACGGTGTGCCCATCAGCGTTTATATGAGAAAGAAATAA
- a CDS encoding polyprenyl synthetase family protein: MKIVEQIKEPIAHEMELFEKKFHLSMASRIALLNRITHFIVNRKGKQMRPMFVFLVAKMVGNGQVNERTYRGASVIELIHTATLVHDDVVDDSLKRRGFFSVNALWKNKIAVLVGDYLLSKGLLLSIDNKDFDLLQIISVAVREMSEGELLQIEKARRLDITEEVYYDIIGKKTATLIAACCSLGACSVAPNSEDVEKMRKFGELIGVAFQIKDDLFDYGNQRIGKPTGIDIKEQKMTLPLIHCLQTATPKNKKWLINSVKKHNRDKARVREVIDYVKDNGGLDYAITAMYQYKQEALEILNTYPHSVYKESLLKMVDYVIDRKK, from the coding sequence ATGAAAATTGTGGAGCAAATTAAGGAGCCTATAGCTCATGAAATGGAACTTTTTGAAAAGAAGTTTCACCTATCTATGGCCTCTCGTATCGCATTGCTCAACCGTATTACTCACTTTATAGTAAATCGCAAAGGAAAACAAATGCGTCCCATGTTTGTCTTTCTAGTAGCAAAGATGGTGGGGAATGGACAAGTTAATGAACGTACCTATCGCGGTGCATCCGTAATTGAATTAATTCATACCGCTACTTTAGTTCACGATGATGTGGTCGATGATAGCTTAAAGCGCAGGGGGTTCTTCTCGGTTAACGCTTTATGGAAAAATAAAATTGCTGTATTGGTAGGCGATTATTTACTATCTAAAGGGCTATTGCTCAGTATTGATAACAAAGATTTCGATCTGTTACAAATTATAAGTGTCGCAGTGCGTGAGATGAGTGAAGGAGAATTGCTGCAAATAGAAAAGGCGAGAAGATTAGATATTACCGAAGAGGTGTATTACGACATCATAGGTAAAAAGACCGCTACTTTAATTGCCGCCTGTTGTAGTCTGGGCGCTTGCTCTGTTGCTCCAAATAGTGAGGATGTAGAGAAAATGCGCAAATTTGGGGAGCTTATAGGTGTTGCATTTCAGATTAAGGATGACCTTTTTGACTATGGCAATCAGCGTATAGGAAAACCTACGGGCATCGATATCAAGGAACAAAAAATGACCTTACCACTTATTCACTGCCTGCAAACAGCTACTCCCAAAAATAAAAAATGGTTGATCAACTCTGTTAAAAAACACAATCGAGATAAAGCAAGAGTACGCGAGGTCATTGATTATGTGAAGGATAACGGAGGGCTGGATTACGCCATTACCGCCATGTACCAGTACAAGCAAGAAGCATTGGAGATATTAAACACTTATCCGCATTCGGTATATAAAGAGTCGCTTTTGAAGATGGTGGATTATGTGATCGATCGTAAAAAGTAA
- a CDS encoding T9SS type A sorting domain-containing protein has product MKKTLLLISAMVLTFTVSAQILETENFNALMVGNVGTVFDATTAGQGNFLTFSDNGAPATSTSNNAGNSNFQIASTGATTNSFDLTSPNAVGGVRFMWKDGGMGTQWAGRTVGNDVIELEYTFNTGAATTSRGNFGVRIYSAAGNATVGYGYNADTRVLNGIAYLNNGGTPGTFNINFAAGGLVLNQNTSYTIGCSYNTVTGEVLWKTDASTASAGLPNTLWITSQVPDELDFVSFASQADPNAMPATVANASASTVSFDTYQVKATATSNLLSTEEDQFNEISLKVYPNPTTDILNITSDTQQFTTVDIVDLNGRLIKSLEVDTNNVTANVQELKPGLYILNISNKEGTVSRKFIKE; this is encoded by the coding sequence ATGAAAAAAACACTACTCTTAATTAGTGCCATGGTACTAACATTTACTGTTTCTGCTCAAATATTAGAAACAGAGAACTTTAATGCCTTAATGGTTGGTAATGTAGGTACTGTATTTGATGCGACTACAGCAGGCCAAGGCAATTTTTTAACTTTTTCTGATAACGGAGCTCCAGCCACAAGTACCTCTAACAACGCTGGAAATTCTAATTTTCAAATAGCAAGCACTGGCGCTACGACCAATTCATTTGATCTGACATCGCCAAATGCGGTTGGAGGAGTTAGATTTATGTGGAAAGATGGTGGAATGGGCACCCAATGGGCAGGGAGAACAGTTGGGAACGACGTGATTGAACTAGAATACACTTTTAATACTGGAGCTGCTACTACAAGTCGTGGTAACTTTGGTGTACGTATCTATAGCGCAGCTGGTAATGCAACGGTTGGATATGGTTATAATGCAGACACTCGAGTACTTAATGGAATCGCCTATTTAAATAATGGGGGTACCCCAGGAACATTTAATATTAATTTTGCTGCTGGTGGTTTGGTTTTAAATCAAAATACCTCTTACACGATTGGATGTTCTTACAATACCGTAACAGGAGAAGTATTGTGGAAGACAGATGCTAGTACAGCTTCAGCAGGATTGCCGAATACATTATGGATAACAAGTCAGGTACCAGACGAACTTGATTTTGTATCTTTTGCTAGTCAAGCTGATCCTAATGCAATGCCAGCAACCGTAGCTAATGCAAGCGCTTCAACTGTAAGTTTTGATACTTACCAAGTAAAGGCAACTGCAACCAGTAACTTGTTGAGCACTGAAGAAGACCAGTTCAATGAAATCAGTTTAAAAGTATATCCTAACCCAACGACTGACATCCTTAACATTACTAGTGATACTCAGCAATTCACGACTGTAGATATCGTAGACCTTAATGGAAGGTTGATCAAATCACTTGAGGTAGATACAAATAACGTAACTGCTAATGTTCAGGAATTGAAACCAGGACTTTATATTTTGAACATTTCCAATAAGGAAGGAACTGTTTCTAGAAAGTTTATAAAAGAATAA
- a CDS encoding aryl-sulfate sulfotransferase, which translates to MYSKVIFILISCVLLYSCKDNDDTTAIPEVIPQSNITVYNQDQLTDDYVLISPFRGNSSFLMDRLGTVLHRWSSAESTLMGYLREDGSVVRSIVTGADNGITIGGKTGAIEIIDKDNNRIWKWTLDSSTEALHHDIALMPNGHILASVWVVKDRATCIANGRDPNSIVADRLVIDKVIEIEPVGTDQANIVWEWSLWDHLVQDFDASQLNFGDASNGSLFDINQSTEGDNFTHVNGLDYIPSLDQIILNSRVLDEFIIIDHNTTTAEAASNSGGRYNKGGEILYRWGNPESYNSGTSPDRQLHDQHDATFVGNNSLSRGTFLVFDNQDGPNFSTVKEININVTVDGVYDAIPSAGNSPSSPIWSYSSDEIYSPRTSGAQRLASGNTLITSNSGDIIREVNYENEVLWEFDARIAVDGVLEINSSGFKSRSYEKNYSGVTALGL; encoded by the coding sequence ATGTACTCAAAAGTAATTTTCATACTTATTAGTTGCGTTTTACTTTATTCTTGTAAAGATAATGACGACACTACTGCTATTCCGGAAGTTATCCCCCAGAGTAATATAACCGTCTATAATCAAGATCAACTGACAGATGATTATGTTTTAATTTCTCCCTTTAGAGGTAATTCATCATTTTTAATGGATAGATTAGGGACTGTTTTACACCGTTGGTCTAGTGCTGAGTCTACCTTAATGGGGTATTTAAGGGAAGATGGCTCTGTAGTGCGTTCTATAGTCACTGGTGCAGATAACGGCATTACTATAGGAGGGAAAACCGGAGCCATTGAAATCATTGATAAAGACAATAATCGAATATGGAAATGGACCTTAGACAGCAGTACAGAAGCCTTACATCACGATATCGCTCTAATGCCTAACGGGCATATTTTAGCTTCCGTATGGGTGGTTAAAGATAGAGCGACCTGTATTGCAAATGGTAGAGACCCCAATTCTATAGTTGCAGACCGACTGGTCATCGATAAAGTAATAGAAATAGAACCTGTAGGCACTGATCAAGCAAATATTGTTTGGGAATGGTCTTTATGGGATCATTTGGTACAAGATTTTGATGCTTCCCAACTCAATTTTGGAGATGCAAGTAATGGAAGTCTATTTGACATCAATCAATCTACAGAAGGTGATAATTTCACTCATGTCAATGGTTTGGATTATATCCCGTCCTTAGATCAAATTATTTTAAACAGCAGAGTACTTGATGAATTTATCATCATAGATCACAATACAACTACCGCAGAGGCCGCTTCTAATTCTGGCGGGAGGTATAATAAAGGTGGAGAAATTCTTTATAGATGGGGAAATCCTGAATCTTACAATTCTGGAACAAGCCCTGACCGACAGTTACATGACCAGCATGATGCAACCTTTGTAGGTAATAATAGTTTATCTAGAGGTACTTTTTTAGTTTTTGACAATCAAGACGGTCCTAATTTCTCTACGGTTAAAGAAATCAATATTAATGTTACCGTAGATGGGGTTTATGATGCCATACCTTCTGCGGGGAATAGTCCTTCTTCTCCTATATGGAGTTACTCTAGCGATGAGATCTACTCCCCTAGAACCTCGGGAGCACAAAGACTAGCCTCTGGTAATACGCTAATAACAAGTAACTCTGGAGATATTATCAGGGAAGTAAATTATGAAAATGAAGTGCTTTGGGAATTTGATGCCAGGATAGCAGTTGATGGTGTATTAGAAATAAATTCTTCCGGATTTAAGTCTAGAAGTTACGAGAAAAATTACTCAGGAGTGACAGCCTTAGGACTTTAA
- the rlmN gene encoding 23S rRNA (adenine(2503)-C(2))-methyltransferase RlmN — protein sequence MKEKKKDIRALTKEQLRDFFVDNGDKAFRGNQIYEWLWKKGAHSFDAMTNLSKETRAFLEEHFTINHIKVDDMQRSKDGTIKNAVKLHDGLTVESVLIPTDTRTTACVSSQVGCSLNCAFCATARLKRMRNLQPDEIYDQVIAIDQQSRLYHNIPLSNIVFMGMGEPLMNYNNVLKSIEKITSEDGLGMSPRRITLSTSGVPKMMMKLADDGPKFNLALSLHSAIDEKRTKIMPFNEQFPLADIKEALKYWYEKTGTRVTYEYVVWKGINDTEEDVHELVKFCKVIPCKVNIIEYNSIDDDRFEQASSNAIDMYKTLLERNRIVVNVRRSRGKDIDAACGQLANKQEVIKI from the coding sequence TTGAAAGAGAAGAAGAAAGATATCAGAGCCTTAACTAAAGAACAGTTAAGAGACTTTTTTGTAGATAATGGCGATAAGGCTTTTAGAGGTAACCAGATATATGAATGGTTATGGAAAAAAGGCGCGCATTCATTTGATGCAATGACTAATCTTTCTAAAGAAACCAGAGCCTTCTTAGAAGAGCATTTTACCATCAATCATATCAAGGTGGATGACATGCAAAGAAGCAAAGACGGTACTATAAAGAATGCTGTTAAGCTACACGATGGATTAACCGTGGAGTCGGTATTGATCCCAACAGATACTCGAACTACTGCTTGTGTTTCTTCCCAAGTAGGTTGTAGTTTAAATTGTGCCTTTTGCGCTACTGCTAGGCTAAAGCGCATGCGCAACTTGCAGCCTGATGAGATTTACGATCAAGTCATTGCTATAGATCAACAAAGTAGGTTGTATCACAACATTCCTCTATCAAATATAGTATTCATGGGGATGGGAGAGCCCTTGATGAATTACAATAATGTCCTGAAGTCTATTGAGAAAATAACTAGTGAAGATGGATTGGGAATGTCTCCTAGACGCATCACACTTTCTACTAGTGGTGTTCCTAAAATGATGATGAAACTCGCTGACGACGGTCCTAAGTTCAATCTGGCGCTATCCTTACACAGCGCTATCGATGAAAAAAGAACTAAAATCATGCCTTTTAATGAGCAGTTTCCACTTGCTGATATAAAGGAAGCTTTAAAGTACTGGTATGAAAAAACAGGAACAAGGGTTACTTATGAATATGTGGTTTGGAAAGGTATCAACGACACAGAAGAAGATGTGCACGAGCTCGTCAAATTCTGTAAAGTGATTCCTTGTAAAGTAAATATCATTGAGTACAACTCCATAGATGATGATAGGTTTGAACAAGCCAGTAGCAATGCTATTGACATGTATAAAACACTATTAGAACGCAACCGCATCGTGGTTAATGTAAGGCGCAGTAGGGGTAAAGATATAGACGCTGCTTGTGGCCAATTAGCAAATAAACAAGAGGTTATTAAAATATAA